One window of Desulfonatronovibrio magnus genomic DNA carries:
- the pyk gene encoding pyruvate kinase has protein sequence MRLPAYKTKIVCTIGPASRSEDVLERLMLQGMNVARLNFAHGTLQGHKEDIRRIRAVASRLQSHCLIMADLPGPKIRIGKLLDEPLILKKGQEVILTVKDLIGTPNKIPVDYKRLPESVSPGSLIFLNDGFIQLQVDRVSDEEVFCRTVIGGPLLSYKGLALPGVNIYADAVSDTDLAFVAFALQEGVDAFGVSFAETADDIRKVKGFAQKDGQSAYVIAKIERPEALDNFDAILSAADAIMIARGDLGVQIPLEDVPAVQKKLTHKANLLGRPVITATQMLLSMTENIRPTRAEVSDVANAIFDGTDAVMLSEETAIGKYPVETVEMITKIAASAEREKKAVSALADLPAYFKTGAGSGNTTVENIVSLNAVESANALNVRFILTRTQSKGVACLISRFKPDCWILSCGGDEKMNHFLALSYGVYPVCIDYETTGFADGVMQFMDKAGMVEKDERVILVEDASPQDMHETDSLKIIRTR, from the coding sequence ATGAGATTGCCGGCTTATAAAACCAAAATCGTCTGCACCATTGGCCCGGCCTCCCGCTCAGAGGATGTCTTGGAGCGCTTAATGCTGCAGGGCATGAATGTGGCGCGGCTCAATTTCGCCCATGGAACCTTGCAGGGGCACAAGGAGGATATCCGTCGGATACGCGCGGTGGCGTCAAGGCTTCAAAGTCACTGCCTGATTATGGCGGATCTTCCCGGACCCAAAATACGAATCGGTAAACTCCTGGATGAGCCGCTTATTCTAAAAAAAGGGCAGGAGGTCATACTGACCGTTAAAGATCTTATCGGCACACCTAACAAGATACCTGTTGATTACAAGAGACTGCCTGAGAGTGTAAGCCCGGGAAGCCTGATTTTCCTTAATGACGGCTTCATACAGCTCCAGGTAGACAGGGTGTCGGATGAGGAGGTTTTCTGCCGAACGGTTATCGGCGGTCCACTCCTGTCTTACAAAGGATTAGCCCTTCCCGGAGTAAATATATATGCAGATGCGGTGTCGGACACGGACCTTGCGTTCGTCGCATTTGCCCTGCAGGAGGGCGTGGATGCATTTGGTGTTTCATTTGCGGAGACAGCGGATGACATACGCAAGGTGAAGGGCTTTGCACAAAAAGATGGGCAATCAGCGTATGTGATTGCCAAAATCGAGCGGCCCGAGGCCCTTGACAATTTCGATGCGATTCTTTCCGCGGCGGATGCCATCATGATTGCACGCGGTGACTTGGGGGTTCAAATCCCTTTAGAAGACGTGCCTGCCGTTCAGAAAAAACTGACCCACAAGGCAAATCTTTTGGGTCGGCCCGTGATAACAGCGACGCAGATGTTGTTATCCATGACTGAGAATATCAGGCCCACCCGTGCCGAGGTCTCCGATGTGGCCAATGCGATTTTTGATGGGACAGACGCGGTGATGTTGTCCGAAGAGACGGCTATAGGAAAATATCCTGTAGAAACGGTTGAAATGATAACCAAAATAGCAGCATCCGCAGAGCGGGAAAAAAAAGCTGTCAGTGCTTTGGCCGATCTGCCCGCATACTTCAAAACAGGTGCGGGTTCCGGCAATACCACAGTTGAGAATATTGTTTCCCTGAATGCCGTCGAATCTGCAAACGCATTAAATGTGCGCTTCATACTGACCCGCACGCAAAGCAAGGGCGTCGCTTGCCTTATCTCCAGATTCAAACCTGACTGCTGGATACTTTCCTGTGGCGGCGATGAAAAAATGAATCATTTTCTGGCTCTGTCTTACGGGGTTTATCCTGTTTGTATTGACTATGAAACAACTGGCTTTGCCGATGGGGTCATGCAGTTTATGGACAAGGCAGGAATGGTTGAAAAAGACGAGAGAGTGATTTTGGTTGAGGATGCATCACCCCAAGACATGCACGAAACCGATTCGCTCAAAATAATCAGAACACGGTGA
- a CDS encoding 1-phosphofructokinase family hexose kinase has protein sequence MKTIVTMTLNPAIDKSSSVAHVVAEQKLYCKPPRFEPGGGGVNVSRAIKKLGGESILLYPAGGLTGARLQELLDQEDLDHHRFPIAGLTRESLVILEESTGRQYRFGMPGPELREQEREQFLDELSFVEPAPDYLVVSGSLPPGVPTDYYTRMVRTGKNRGAKAVIDVSGEALEKVLKEGVYLIKPNIREFRELVGKDIKEESQIKAEAQKMVKNGYCEMLIISLGAAGALMISSEISERILPPTVPIVSKVGAGDSMVAGIVLSLARGKTPRESVLFGVAAGTAAVMTPGTELCRREDAERLYENMLSSL, from the coding sequence ATGAAAACCATCGTGACAATGACTTTGAATCCGGCCATCGACAAGAGTTCAAGTGTTGCTCATGTCGTAGCCGAGCAAAAGCTGTACTGCAAACCCCCACGTTTCGAACCCGGAGGCGGCGGAGTGAATGTCTCCCGAGCCATCAAAAAACTGGGTGGGGAATCCATCCTCCTTTATCCTGCAGGGGGCCTGACCGGCGCCAGACTTCAAGAACTCCTGGATCAGGAGGACCTGGACCATCACCGGTTTCCCATTGCGGGATTGACCCGGGAGAGTCTGGTGATTCTGGAGGAATCCACCGGCCGACAGTATCGTTTCGGGATGCCGGGGCCAGAGTTGAGAGAACAAGAAAGGGAACAGTTCCTGGATGAATTGTCGTTCGTAGAACCGGCTCCCGATTACTTAGTGGTCAGCGGAAGCCTTCCTCCGGGCGTACCCACTGACTATTATACACGGATGGTTCGTACCGGAAAGAACAGGGGCGCAAAAGCGGTCATCGACGTTTCGGGTGAAGCTCTGGAAAAGGTGCTGAAGGAAGGCGTGTATCTGATCAAGCCCAATATTCGCGAGTTCAGGGAATTGGTCGGCAAGGACATCAAAGAGGAATCACAGATCAAGGCAGAGGCCCAAAAAATGGTCAAGAACGGCTACTGCGAGATGCTGATCATCTCACTGGGCGCGGCTGGCGCTTTGATGATTTCCAGCGAGATTTCCGAACGTATCCTGCCGCCGACCGTGCCGATTGTCAGTAAGGTCGGGGCCGGGGACAGCATGGTGGCCGGTATTGTCTTGAGCCTTGCCCGGGGCAAAACACCCAGGGAATCCGTCCTGTTCGGCGTGGCGGCCGGCACGGCAGCCGTCATGACCCCGGGAACGGAATTGTGCCGTAGAGAGGATGCCGAAAGGTTGTATGAAAACATGCTTTCAAGTCTTTGA